Genomic DNA from Sardina pilchardus chromosome 4, fSarPil1.1, whole genome shotgun sequence:
CTGACAGGGGAGAACCACGGAATAGTCTGACCTGCAATTCTGGAATCTGAACTCAGTGGCTCCTGTGTTTTAATTTGAATGAGGAATTGCAAATGCATATGTGAATGAAACTGTGTGGCGATTTCTCTGGCTCAGGCTCATTCAGCTTTTCTCATGCCCAGGTGTACGTGTTGAAGAGGCCCCATGTGGATGAATTCCTGAAACGTATGGGTGAATTGTTCGAGTGTGTGCTTTTCACCGCCAGCTTAGCGAAGGTGAGTAGAACAACTGTTTTCCTGTGTTGGCCCTTAGGTCAGGTTGCGCGCAAACTGCTGGGTGTTGTACCAAAGTGTCAGGGGTAGCGCCCTGTAACACCCCCCCGCacctgctccccctctcctcttcacacCCCAGCAGCCGTACAGCAGATTTTGCCAGTGATGCACTATTGGTTTTACTACCAACTCATGTTCCCTATGTGCCTGAATCGAATCTCTCCCTTGTGTTTTCTTGAATTTGGCAGTATGCGGATCCCGTATCAGATCTGCTGGACAAGTGGGGCGCCTTCCGCAGTCGGCTCTTTCGAGAATCATGCGTATTCCACCGTGGCAACTACGTCAAGGACCTAAGCCGTCTAGGCCGAGACCTGAACAAGGTCATCATTGTGGACAATTCCCCTGCCTCCTACATCTTCCACCCAGACAATGCTGTACGTTTTTACATTTCTCATTCGCTCTTCAATAGTGTGCCAATGCTGTTAGTTATGAAATGCAATGATAATCATATTTTTTATGAAATTAATTGCGAGATGCAGATTTCCATGTGCATATTGACATCAGTTAAAATGTCTATATCTGTCGATCATAGTCTTTGGCATAATATTGTCAGATGCCAAAATATGTTTTTCCCTTTTGAATGTATTCGTTTTGAAATGGTATTGATTTATTCAGTACTTTTCTTGTAACTCCAAAACCCTTTGAGTGCATCATGGTGATGCGTTGTCTCTCCTGTGCCTCCTCTTGCCACTCCAGGTGCCTGTAGCATCCTGGTTCGACGACATGGCCGACACAGAGCTGCTTGATCTCATCCCGTTCTTCGAGAGACTGAGTAAAGTAGACGATGTGTACGCTGTCCTGAAACAGCACAGGACTACAAGCTAACCCGACCACAGTGGCAGCTTTCACCTCGGGGCCAGGGAGGCCTGCTTGGGCTTGGGCCCCACGCTGCTTCCCACGTAAAGGACCAGCGCCTGTCTCGGTCTGAATCACTTTACCCAGAATTCCATTCACAGGACATTTTCTattggctgagagagagagagaacagctggTAGATTCTTGGTTTGGTTTTTATAGAGATGGAACTGTGGGACTGCTTCAttatcaaaaaagaaaaaaagaaacatgagaGTTACATTGGTCATTTAAACACTTGAACAGGTGTTATTCCTCCTTTTGGTTAATAGATCTTTCCCCCAGGCATGGCTGCGGGAAGGCTGTTTTTAAAGGAACCGTGGGAATTATTCAAATAAGTGCTAGTCCTTTCTGCTATGTACGCAGTGAATAACCGGGTACTTGGGGTTTTCCTAGAGGTAAACTGCCCTCATTCCCTCTTTTGTAAAATTGAGTTTATCTCAGAGGCCCAAGTGAGGACGGAACAACGATGGCAATCATGTCAGGTTCTATGCTGTCTCCTAATTTGCcaattttgtttttttgaaaaaaaaacaatatttattCACTTTTACCTCTTGACATgctattttttcctttttttgtcaaGACCTCCTAATACTGCCACAATCATTCTTTGTAGCATTTTCTCACAGCAGAGATAAGCGCGTATGGATGTAAGAAAGGGAAACTGGCGTGCTCCCACTGTAGTGCCAGCCCCTGCTGTCAGCTCCCCTCTCGAGTTATAAGCAAACAATCAGACGCATTTGTGACCCTCACATATATGCCTTATATCTTGCCTTAAAAAAGTACCCTTTTGTAATATGACAAACATTTTTAGTTAGTAGTTGCAGTTTGATGTAGACTGTGTTAAATAAATTCCAAGAATATGTGTTATTTGTGATATTAATCAAAGCAGAAAGATACTGGAATACTTAAATACTAATTATTACACATACTCTACAAATGTTCAATGCATTAACCATGTTACTTCTCACAAAATTTGTGAAATGCATTAACCGTTGTCGGTCACTCGTCACCTGATATGAGACCTGGCCTGAGAGGGTTGTGTGGCTGACTGGAGAGCTCCCTCCCTGAGAGTAGATTTGTCGCCTTGCGGCCGGATCATTCAGCCGCTTGTCTGCTTGGACTCTGTGTTGactggtggggggaggggagtcACAGACCCCGTCAAAGGTTCTATATATGTAAACTCATGTTATTGAAATCTGATGCAAAGTCCTGCAAGTGCCAATGCAAGTGGGCCTAAGGAGACTCTCCTGTGTGGGATgatgatgtttttgttgttgttgttattgatgatgatgttgactTTGACTGTTGGGGTGAGAGCACACAAATGTGTTGGTTGTTTTTAAAATAATGCTACTTTTGTCCAtttatacatttttaaatgttttatttttaatagaTGTTATGTTGACAACGCAGTGCCTTCATGCTCTTATTGCAATGATGCTGATGATAATGGTAAAgatggtaatgatgatgatgatgatgatgacgaagaCGATAATAATGTCAGTACTGTGCCAAGGGGAAAGACTTGTAATCCATAATGGTTTCAACAGCAGTATGATTAATGTTCGGTTTCGACAAGCACAATGGCTTCCTCCATTCTTTTCAGTACTTGAATCTGACCATTTATCTGTTTTTAATTTTTATCCTCTTCTTTTAATCTTTGACATAGCATTGAATGTAACATGCTTTGTATTTCAGCAACAATCTAGGCCTTGGTGTTGATGTCTCAATAGGCACTTATAGGTTAGGACCTTCAACAcataatttgaaaaaaaaatatatatagatcTTATAAAATGGTACTCATCAGGATGATTAATTTCTGTACATGAAATTTGTAACGCTCCCACTACCAACCTGAGAGCTTGTGGAGATTTTTGTTGCTATGTAGAACACTTGTTTGAACTAAATGAATGCTGATAATCTGGCAGTTGGACTCTTGATCACATCATGGACATGCTTTCAGAGCGCAGGGTTCGGAGTTCTGATATTCTCAGTATCCAGTATCTGCCTCAATGTATACACATCTGTTTATATCACGTATGATTTGAGATCATCAAaatcacccccaccctcccccaagCACCTTCTTAAATAGACAAATAGATAAGTAAATAATGGAATCGCCATGGAGACCGGGTGCTCTGTAGGCTCACTGAAAGCCTTCAAGTCTGCAAGTCAGGTCCGTGTGCAGCCCAGTCCACTGCACACTGACCTTTGCACTGCATTTAAGGAGACGATGTGCAGTCGCCATGCAGTTACTGTGACCCACTTCAAGTGGCAGGTTACAGCCAGGCTGTGAAATCGCAATGTAAACATTGTGCCTTCTGCCGAGGCCTTCACTGTGCACCTTTGTTTCTGGAGGAAAAAAGTGTGGGATCAGTGTTTGTCCTCATGAACAAAACAAGAGAGAACTTTTTTCAGTTCTGTTATTGCTCCTGTCTTCACTCGTGATGCAGGGTGTAATCTCCCCAAGGTTAAATAAATATTCAATTGTATGAAACCTATCTTTAGTAGAATATTTATGGAAATACATAACATATTAAGCTATGAAATAAAACAATCAGTATTACTacattctgttttattttccgTTTTCCCACCTTGGTTGCTCTCACACAGGCCTTCTGTCTCTGGATTCAAGCTCACATCTCTCCCATTGCTCCATGACAATGATTTTGTAAGAAGCGTAAAGCAAATAAAGTTTCACTGTATGACCACACCTTTTAATACCCATTCATGGTAACATGCATGTGAAGGTAGGTGTCCTTATGAGTAGCAGTAGTGTAGCAGATTGAAAGGATGCCCCCTAGAGGACCTTATAAAAACATCCATAGTTGCCACCATTTGGGAAACCAATTTGAGAATTGCACCTTCAATTATGTATGAAAACCTGCACTACTTGTCAAAAGAGTTGAAACACCTACTCTTATGGCTGGTTTTGCTACCGTTACATCGTAAAGCAAAACTGAAAACTATGAACCAACAGACATGGGATGAGGGTAATGTAGTTAACAGAAAAGAGTAATCAAAACTATTTATAGTACATGTTTTATATTGTAGACACTTCAAAGCAGCCAATGTTTGATATGATGACAGCATTTCACACTTGGCATTCCCTCAACCACTTTAACGTTAGACATTGGGAATGGTTTTCTGCCCTGAAAGAGTTCCCATATATTGTATGGGAACTTTTTTGCTTACTGCACAACACTTAAAGGAGTACCGTACTGTAGGTGTTTCAAAAAGTTTGACCAGTAGTGTATGTTATCTATTTATCCTCTGCCGTGCCGTTACCATAACTTGAGTACTAAATGTATACAAACTCCTATGCTCTGAGCATCTACATGTTTGCTGAATTGCAGCTTAAGGAGGACAAGCGAGGGCGTTAACATTTCAGTCAAAACCCATGTGATTCAGAAAAACATAATTTGCATGGAGACATTTGTAATTCAGTTTTATGGTCATTGTAACTTGTACTAAGTTTATATTTTACGTTACAATCACAACTTACAATTTTACAGAACGTAAATGATCACAACATGGCTGAAGAAAGCTTTTATTGAAAGATACttccaaaacaaataaaacagtcAGAGATGCAATAAATCCAGAACTATTTGAGGGTGCTTGAAACAAAATGATAATAAATATGGAATTCAGAAAAGACAGCTTCCAGATAGGAATAGAGCTTAATTGATTAGAACATGCTCGATACTTATTCGTGAAATGCAACTGAAAAGTCACATGATATGATAAGTAATATGTTTCAGTTATCAACCATTCTAAGTTAACCTTTCTTTTGGCCCTGTGTATGTACATAACATGCTTCAAACTAGACGGCCCCCCTTAACTTGCTTCACAATACCCTTAAGCCTGCATCCCAGAGACTATGTATTCTTTTAAAAAATCTATACAAAGgacaaaaatacaaatatacatCAATCAATGGACTTACATTAGACAAATAATTGATCATTGGATAGAACTAAAAATTGAGAATCAAATCTGAGAAGACCTGGAGAATATCATGGTATATTGTTGTGAAAGAaatataatgaaaataaaatacataccAAGTTTAGTTGTTGGCAGTTATATCACAATGTTTGATTTCTTTTGATTATCCTAAACATatcaatacaaatacaaaacataaaaaaattaaGATTGAAATTAAACTTCAAACCTTTTGAGAATCCCCCACATGGGCTCACGGTTATTATCAGATGCGTTGTGTATGTAATGGCCTTCTCCAGATGATCTAAGCAATGCAGCAGCTCAGTTCGTGATATTCTAACAGATTCAAGTCATCACATTTGACAGAATTTTCAGTTTCAACTACAGTTTAACGAGTAAGAAAATTGAATATCCTTTCAAAATCTATATTAATGCAGATCCTCTTCAGGGACATTAGCCGGCCACAATTTCATATTTCAAAGATCACCTGAAAAATAAGATGTTACATTTTTAAATAGTATACAGATAAGTTAATGAATAAATCCTTGAGTAAAGTTGGATTTTATTGTACAAAAGGCTGTATTAGAAAAAGAATAACTGTTCAGATAAAATCCCTGTGCACTGGCTGTTTTTGATCCCAGGTGCTGGTGATGTGCAGGAATATTAGACTTATGAGGAGTGTGGCGCCTTTTGCCAGTAGCTTGCTGTAAAATGTTGTGTTCGCTCCTAATAAACTATTTTTTAATATTACACCAGTGTATGGTGATGAtgtctatttttaaaaaaaaattaaatctgTGACCAATCACAAGCAGGCACTACATTTAGCATCATTAAAACACCAACTTCCTCTCCATGTGAACTCAAATAAAAGTTTACAGCTCTTAATGATGGGATGtgatacatacatgtatgactCACAGTATTCCATCCAAGAGTCTTATGTTACGATGAGAAGACATGGCTTCCTTAAGCACACTGACCATTAACTAGCCATTAGAGGACCAGCGTTTACATTCTCACCACATACTGTTAAAGTCGGATCAGATGATCCCATCTCAGCAGTTCTCAGCTTGGCCACTATGTCTACGGACCGTAGTCCCACAATGCGTATGTATGGTAGGTGGATGACGCAAGTGTTTGCTTACAGTGAGTCCTATCGCGTATTCTTGGCTAACCATCGGTAAGATAGTTATCCAAGCATAGCTGTTGACTGTTGGTTGAAAGGCTCTTGTCAACAGCTTTCTTCTGCAGCCCTTATCTGCTCCAGAAATGTTGAGGGCAGGCGACTACACCATGTGAGGCTTTTCAATATCCAGGGCCCAGAAACTTGATCGGCACAGCTAATCTTCCCATAACAACTCATGGGCAGGTAATGTTACACTACATTTGCAGATACATTAAGAAATTGTTTATTTATAACTTGTTTATTTGGGCTATTAAGTGTTCCCAATTTAATACGTGACTTATCCGCCTAACCAACGTTTCCTTCATTTCCCCATACAGGGGTCTGACTAGGCGTGTCTTGTGCTGTAGCCTACAAGTGAATGCTACATTGGCCTACCTGATCAGAACTCTAC
This window encodes:
- the ctdsp1 gene encoding carboxy-terminal domain RNA polymerase II polypeptide A small phosphatase 1 isoform X3, yielding MDHPSSSVITQVSRDEEASTPLREKGAQTHAASSSKKPRSRSIFHSLFCCLCHDETDQLPVNNNAPLLVEENGTVSKVPAKPLLPQIKSKDAGKICVVIDLDETLVHSSFKPVNNADFIIPVEIDGTVHQVYVLKRPHVDEFLKRMGELFECVLFTASLAKYADPVSDLLDKWGAFRSRLFRESCVFHRGNYVKDLSRLGRDLNKVIIVDNSPASYIFHPDNAVPVASWFDDMADTELLDLIPFFERLSKVDDVYAVLKQHRTTS